The following proteins come from a genomic window of Alnus glutinosa chromosome 10, dhAlnGlut1.1, whole genome shotgun sequence:
- the LOC133879897 gene encoding uncharacterized protein LOC133879897, with protein sequence MAENTEIASTKEDSKAPKNLFSLFPKFKLEFPFLKPGPKAEVGVKEEVKRETVVAGNEGEEVVVQKLDVVKFAERKALAPPPLVVEAEESSAKTSNPVILWQVYALGGFLVLRWIWARWQERTKKGPSDNENDGSSDVE encoded by the exons ATGGCTGAGAACACCGAAATCGCGAGCACCAAAGAAGACTCCAAAGCGCCCAAAAACCTGTTCTCTCTGTTCCCCAAGTTCAAGCTTGAATTCCCATTTCTGAAGCCAGGACCAAAGGCAGAGGTTGGTGTCAAAGAGGAAGTGAAGAGAGAAACAGTGGTTGCTGGGAATGAAGGAGAAGAAGTTGTTGTTCAGAAGCTCGACGTGGTGAAGTTTGCGGAGAGGAAAGCATTGGCTCCACCCCCTTTGGTTGTTGAGGCCGAAGAGTCTTCTGCCAAGACTTCCAATCCTGTTATTCTCTGGCAG GTTTATGCTCTTGGGGGGTTCCTTGTATTGAGGTGGATATGGGCAAGATGGCAAGAGAGAACCAAGAAGGGGCCTTCTGACAATGAGAATGATGGATCTTCAGATGTTGAATAG